In a single window of the Elaeis guineensis isolate ETL-2024a chromosome 4, EG11, whole genome shotgun sequence genome:
- the LOC105043764 gene encoding uncharacterized protein isoform X2: MDESSGSFVAVRRLDQRGGCHSSPAEVVTGSTAWIGRGLSCVCAQRRESDARLSFDLTPSQEECLQRLQSRIEVTYDGSKKEHQEALRALWYAAYPGVELRGLVSEQWKEMGWQGKDPSTDFRGGGFISLENLLFFAKNYPKSFQDLLQKQEGDRAIWEYPFAVAGVNITFMLIQMLDLQAAKPRTLMGAIFLKLLLENERAFDLLYCVTFKLMDQQWLAMHASYMDFNSVMKATRRQLERELLLEDIQRIEDMPSYRLLTR, from the exons ATGGACGAGAGCAGCGGGTCGTTCGTTGCAGTGAGGAGGCTTGATCAAAGAGGAGGTTGCCATTCGTCGCCTG CTGAGGTCGTCACAGGATCAACAGCATGGATTGGGAGAGGTCTTTCATGTGTTTGTGCTCAAAGAAGAGAAAGTGATGCTCGTCTATCATTTGACCTCACCCCTTCTCAG GAGGAATGCTTGCAGAGGCTACAAAGCCGCATAGAAGTTACTTATGATGGTTCAAAGAAAGAGCATCAG GAAGCCTTAAGGGCCCTTTGGTATGCTGCTTATCCTGGAGTTGAACTCCGCGGATTGGTATCTGAACAATGGAAGGAAATGGGATGGCAAGGAAAAGATCCATCTACAGATTTCCG GGGTGGTGGTTTTATATCCTTAGAGAACCTATTATTCTTTGCTAAGAACTATCCT AAATCTTTCCAGGATCTTCTCCAAAAGCAGGAAGGTGATCGAGCCATCTGGGAGTACCCTTTTGCTGTTGCTGGCGTGAACATAACATTCATGCTCATCCAGATGCTTGATCTTCAGGCTG CTAAGCCAAGGACATTGATGGGAGCAATTTTTTTAAAGCTACTCTTAG AAAATGAGCGAGCCTTTGACTTATTGTACTGCGTGACTTTCAAGCTGATGGATCAGCAATGGCTTGCTATGCATGCCTCCTACATGGACTTCAAT TCAGTTATGAAAGCGACGCGGCGACAGCTGGAACGAGAACTACTGCTAGAAGACATCCAACGCATTGAAGACATGCCCTCCTATAGGCTTCTTACCCGTTAG
- the LOC105043764 gene encoding uncharacterized protein isoform X1, with protein sequence MDESSGSFVAVRRLDQRGGCHSSPAEVVTGSTAWIGRGLSCVCAQRRESDARLSFDLTPSQEECLQRLQSRIEVTYDGSKKEHQEALRALWYAAYPGVELRGLVSEQWKEMGWQGKDPSTDFRGSSLLDCRGGGFISLENLLFFAKNYPKSFQDLLQKQEGDRAIWEYPFAVAGVNITFMLIQMLDLQAAKPRTLMGAIFLKLLLENERAFDLLYCVTFKLMDQQWLAMHASYMDFNSVMKATRRQLERELLLEDIQRIEDMPSYRLLTR encoded by the exons ATGGACGAGAGCAGCGGGTCGTTCGTTGCAGTGAGGAGGCTTGATCAAAGAGGAGGTTGCCATTCGTCGCCTG CTGAGGTCGTCACAGGATCAACAGCATGGATTGGGAGAGGTCTTTCATGTGTTTGTGCTCAAAGAAGAGAAAGTGATGCTCGTCTATCATTTGACCTCACCCCTTCTCAG GAGGAATGCTTGCAGAGGCTACAAAGCCGCATAGAAGTTACTTATGATGGTTCAAAGAAAGAGCATCAG GAAGCCTTAAGGGCCCTTTGGTATGCTGCTTATCCTGGAGTTGAACTCCGCGGATTGGTATCTGAACAATGGAAGGAAATGGGATGGCAAGGAAAAGATCCATCTACAGATTTCCG GGGGTCTTCTTTGCTGGATTGCAGGGGTGGTGGTTTTATATCCTTAGAGAACCTATTATTCTTTGCTAAGAACTATCCT AAATCTTTCCAGGATCTTCTCCAAAAGCAGGAAGGTGATCGAGCCATCTGGGAGTACCCTTTTGCTGTTGCTGGCGTGAACATAACATTCATGCTCATCCAGATGCTTGATCTTCAGGCTG CTAAGCCAAGGACATTGATGGGAGCAATTTTTTTAAAGCTACTCTTAG AAAATGAGCGAGCCTTTGACTTATTGTACTGCGTGACTTTCAAGCTGATGGATCAGCAATGGCTTGCTATGCATGCCTCCTACATGGACTTCAAT TCAGTTATGAAAGCGACGCGGCGACAGCTGGAACGAGAACTACTGCTAGAAGACATCCAACGCATTGAAGACATGCCCTCCTATAGGCTTCTTACCCGTTAG
- the LOC105043765 gene encoding nucleoside diphosphate kinase B, which produces MEQTFIMIKPDGVQRGLVGEIISRFEKKGFYLKGLKLLTVERAFAEKHYADLSSKPFFAGLVEYIISGPVVAMVWEGKNVVVTGRKLIGATNPAESAPGTIRGDFAIEIGRNVIHGSDSIESARKEIALWFPEGIADWQSNLHPWIYE; this is translated from the exons ATGGAGCAGACCTTCATCATGATCAAGCCCGATGGCGTTCAGCGAGGGCTG GTTGGCGAGATCATTAGCCGATTTGAGAAGAAGGGTTTCTATCTGAAAG GCCTGAAGCTTCTCACCGTGGAACGCGCCTTTGCTGAGAAGCACTATGCTGATCTCTCCTCGAAGCCCTTCTTTGCTGGGCTGGTGGAGTACATCATCTCCGGCCCTGTGGTCGCGATGGTGTGGGAGGGAAAGAACGTGGTTGTAACCGGCCGCAAGCTTATAGGGGCCACCAACCCTGCAGAGTCTGCCCCGGGCACGATCCGTGGCGATTTTGCCATCGAGATCGGCAG GAATGTTATTCATGGGAGTGACTCAATTGAGAGTGCAAGGAAGGAGATTGCCCTATGGTTCCCCGAAGGCATTGCAGACTGGCAGAGCAACCTCCACCCCTGGATTTATGAGTAG